Proteins from one Mobula birostris isolate sMobBir1 chromosome 10, sMobBir1.hap1, whole genome shotgun sequence genomic window:
- the LOC140203656 gene encoding probable G-protein coupled receptor 139, with translation MDRTVNRNTDITYWTITTKSTFKDPDLVLQVDFAVLFCGNRTISRGLTQPSGFHGSGGGQTRGNLVTIVILSRGRCGLSSCVTRYMMGMAVTDLLVLITAVILNRIRAIYFPLSFLSITPVCSIRIALIYASRDSSVWLTVAFTFDRFIAICCQKLKTKYCTERTALVVIIMVCTLSCAKNIPRYLIYEPLYILNDLPWFCNIKLSFHSDIFWIAFDCIDYILIPCAPFVLILLLNALTVRHILVANSARRRLRAKNNGGKQSDAEVNNRKKSIILLFAISGSFILLWTARVVNFLYVRFTNSSYSVGSNPNDPKFILQESGIMLQLLSCCTNTCIYAGTQKKIREEFRSMLKDSVNRLLKIIITK, from the exons atggaccggactgtgaaccggaatacggacatCACGTACTGGACCATAACAACCAAA agtacttttaaagaccctgacctggtGTTACAGGTCGACTTCGCTGTTTTGTTTTGCGGGAATAGGACCATCTCTCGGGGTCTCACGCAGCCTTCGGGATTTCATGGGTCTGGAGGCGGGCAGACTCGAG GTAATCTGGTgacgattgtgatcctgtctcgGGGAAGGTGCGGTCTCTCCAGCTGTGTCACTCGATATATGATGGGAATGGCAGTGACAGATCTTTTGGTCCTCATCACGGCAGTGATACTTAACCGGATCAGGGCCATTTATTTTCCCCTTTccttcctgtctatcactcccgtcTGCAGCATCAGAATCGCACTAATTTATGCATCCAGGGACAGCTCTGTGTGGTTAACGGTCGCGTTCACTTTTGATCGATTTATAGCAATATGTTGCCAGAAACTGAAAACAAAGTATTGCACCGAAAGAACGGCGCTTGTTGTTATAATAATGGTGTGCACCCTGAGCTGTGCAAAAAATATCCCCAGATACTTAATATATGAGCCCTTATATATACTTAACGACTTACCATGGTTCTGCAATATCAAATTAAGCTTTCATTCTGATATTTTTTGGATAGCCTTTGACTGCATTGATTATATCCTGATCCCTTGTGCTCCATTTGTTTTGATTCTGCTGCTCAATGCTCTAACTGTCAGACATATTCTAGTAGCTAATAGTGCCCGTAGGCGATTGAGAGCCAAGAACAATGGAGGGAAGCAGAGTGATGCAGAGGTCAATAACCGGAAGAAATCCATTATTTTACTCTTCGCTATTTCGGGTAGCTTTATTTTGTTGTGGACAGCCCGTGTTGTAAATTTCCTTTATGTACGATTTACAAATAGCAGTTATTCTGTCGGTTCTAATCCCAATGACCCAAAGTTCATTCTCCAGGAAAGCGGGATTATGTTACAACTCCTGAGCTGTTGCACCAACACATGCATTTATGCAGGGACACAGAAAAAAATCAGGGAGGAGTTCAGGAGTATGCTGAAAGATTCTGTCAATCGTCTCCTTAAAATCATAATCACAAAGTAA